A DNA window from Ctenopharyngodon idella isolate HZGC_01 chromosome 10, HZGC01, whole genome shotgun sequence contains the following coding sequences:
- the nfkbil1 gene encoding NF-kappa-B inhibitor-like protein 1 → MVKRKQRRVLRYVEEGSLMKLKSFLRKHKDLDLNFTQGKKHRGPLHIACSHGDDAILRLLLKHGADPLQTDRNGETPLHLAAKRALKHGKRAYDDLLVPLRKNCPEAMDIANKAGVTPHDLLQWMKPEQGNVKNESSYVDPEQQWREKLLGECQDEFFETFGQYDGDFLWDEKDEEDFGNWADRIRREYFTKQRAREQRQAASLGHKRSKGHKETEEDEKNHRELRARLEREHEEYLQRAARKEEETRQGRKKRYEERCAATFHSSSSKGPEGLLGYDDIPWPAPRGSLEDMVGVMLHGADRSDLSTFRKVLRRQQALWHPDKFFQRCGGRLVDSDRQRILDTVTGLSQELNRLAQNLR, encoded by the exons ATGGTTAAAAGAAAGCAGAGGAGAGTTTTGCGCTATGTGGAGGAGGGGAGTCTGATGAAGTTAAAGTCATTCCTTCGTAAACACAAAGATCTGGACCTGAACTTCACCCAGGGGAAGAAGCACCGAGGCCCTTTACACATTGCCTGTTCTCACGGGGATGATGCGATTCTCAGACTGCTGCTGAAACATGGAGCAGATCCCCTGCAAACCGACCGGAATGGAGAGACACCACTACATCTGGCCGCAAAAAGAGCCCTCAAACATGGCAAAAGAG CTTATGATGACCTGTTGGTGCCACTACGAAAAAACTGTCCAGAAGCCATGGATATTGCCAATAAAGCAGGAGTGACTCCTCATGACCTTCTCCAGTGGATGAAGCCTGAGCAG GGGAACGTCAAAAATGAATCCTCGTATGTTGATCCAGAGCAACAATGGAGAGAGAAGCTGTTAGGCGAATGCCAGGATGAGTTTTTTGAGACATTCGGACAGTATGATG GTGATTTCTTATGGGATGAGAAAGATGAGGAAGACTTTGGAAACTGGGCGGATCGGATCAGACGAGAATATTTTACTAAGCAAAGGGCCAGAGAACAGAGACAAGCAGCTTCCTTAGGACACAAGAGGTCAAAGGGGCATAAGGAGACGGAGGAAGATGAGAAGAACCATAGGGAGCTGAGAGCCCGTCTGGAGCGGGAGCACGAGGAGTACCTGCAGCGTGCCGCTCGTAAGGAGGAGGAGACACGACAGGGGAGGAAGAAGCGCTATGAGGAGCGCTGTGCCGCCACATTTCACAGCTCCTCCAGCAAGGGACCTGAAGGACTGCTGGGATATGATGACATCCCGTGGCCTGCTCCCCGTGGGTCACTGGAGGACATGGTGGGCGTTATGTTGCACGGTGCTGACCGATCTGATTTATCCACTTTCCGAAAGGTGCTCCGTCGGCAGCAGGCCCTCTGGCACCCGGACAAGTTTTTCCAGCGCTGTGGAGGCCGACTCGTGGACTCTGATAGACAGAGGATCCTCGATACAGTCACTGGCCTCTCACAGGAGCTCAACAGACTCGCACAAAACCTCAGATGA